A genomic stretch from Natronomonas gomsonensis includes:
- a CDS encoding MaoC family dehydratase: MTGERDPESMTSDDTYFEDFTAGDVYEHARGKTLSEDEMHGVAHMTMNTAEAHFNADEMRDSEHGERINYGGTTMSIVLGLASSDTTENVVQTTGLDGIRFHAPVQAGDTLYAVTKVLETDADATDNPDTGFVRFEHYGLNEDEDHIFTGVQECVVKCRPGDER, from the coding sequence ATGACGGGCGAGCGCGATCCCGAATCGATGACGAGCGACGACACGTACTTCGAGGACTTCACCGCCGGCGACGTCTACGAACACGCTCGCGGGAAGACCCTCTCGGAAGATGAGATGCATGGCGTCGCTCATATGACGATGAACACTGCCGAGGCGCACTTCAACGCAGATGAGATGCGTGACTCTGAGCACGGCGAGCGTATCAACTACGGTGGAACAACGATGAGCATCGTCCTTGGACTGGCGAGTTCTGACACAACCGAGAACGTCGTCCAGACGACGGGTCTCGATGGCATTCGCTTCCACGCGCCTGTGCAGGCTGGAGACACGCTCTACGCAGTGACGAAGGTGCTTGAGACCGACGCCGACGCGACCGACAACCCGGATACCGGGTTCGTCCGTTTTGAGCACTATGGTCTGAACGAGGACGAGGACCACATATTTACCGGCGTCCAAGAGTGCGTCGTGAA
- a CDS encoding MaoC family dehydratase: MTTNSVPLDEAEYRPVGNCYEDFEVGRTFEHHWGRTVTDGDNARFTTLRINRNPLYFNEEYAATYGHENVVIDPLLVFNTILGLTVEDLSERGGLFLGVDDCTFHKQLTVGATLTAESEVLDRRQSDSRPDFGIVTWRTRGYDGEGDLVIEYDRTNMVPKRSDEEGDA; the protein is encoded by the coding sequence GTGACAACTAATAGTGTCCCTCTCGACGAGGCCGAGTACCGGCCCGTCGGGAACTGCTACGAGGATTTCGAGGTGGGACGGACGTTCGAACACCATTGGGGTCGGACCGTGACCGACGGCGACAACGCACGGTTCACGACTCTCCGCATCAACCGGAATCCGCTGTATTTCAACGAGGAGTACGCGGCCACTTACGGGCACGAAAACGTGGTTATCGATCCACTGCTCGTGTTCAACACCATCCTCGGTCTCACGGTCGAGGACCTCAGCGAACGTGGTGGGCTCTTCCTTGGTGTGGACGACTGCACCTTCCATAAGCAACTGACGGTCGGCGCTACGCTAACCGCAGAGAGTGAGGTGCTAGACCGTCGACAGAGTGACTCGCGCCCAGACTTCGGGATCGTCACTTGGCGGACCCGCGGCTATGACGGCGAAGGCGACCTAGTCATTGAATACGATCGGACGAACATGGTGCCAAAGCGGTCCGATGAGGAGGGTGACGCATGA
- a CDS encoding 3-hydroxyacyl-CoA dehydrogenase, with translation MSIETVADIQQVTVIGAGEMGRGIAAVAALAGYDTILQDIDEDQLNDAIEQVKWSYGKIVDDEDVTEADVEAALDRITSTTSLEEAVANTDIVTEAAVEKQAVKEDIFESVDNLAPDEAILTTNTSGLNITRLAEVTDRPSQVAGTHWFNPPMLMDLVEIIETEHVDSQVVDVVEDLIKDFEKTPIRCRRDVPMFIVNRCMRPYGEAAAWLVYYDKAEIEEVDSAMKYREGFPMGPFELADFTGGIQVRVESEEDHLNDPRPLNYDTRYCPLLHERYEKGHYGRKSGKGFYDYSDQDEPGIDPEAGKDVDVLKIWAPVINEAAKMVQHDVATVEDVDTGMKLGGNWPVGPFEKADEVGAETVVRTCVELANMHERVENLAETLPCDLLVEKAKGDETFY, from the coding sequence ATGTCCATCGAGACAGTTGCGGACATTCAGCAAGTGACAGTCATCGGCGCCGGTGAGATGGGACGCGGTATCGCCGCCGTCGCGGCCCTAGCGGGCTACGATACGATACTCCAAGATATCGACGAGGACCAGCTCAATGACGCGATTGAGCAGGTAAAGTGGAGTTACGGCAAGATTGTAGACGATGAGGATGTCACGGAGGCGGATGTTGAGGCAGCACTCGACCGGATTACATCCACTACGTCGCTTGAGGAGGCTGTCGCCAATACCGACATCGTGACTGAAGCCGCCGTTGAGAAACAGGCCGTCAAGGAGGACATCTTCGAGTCCGTCGACAACCTAGCTCCCGACGAGGCCATCCTGACGACGAACACGTCCGGACTCAACATCACCCGGCTGGCAGAAGTGACCGATCGACCTTCACAGGTCGCCGGTACTCACTGGTTCAATCCACCGATGCTGATGGATCTCGTGGAGATTATCGAGACCGAACACGTCGACTCACAAGTCGTTGACGTGGTAGAAGACCTCATCAAGGACTTCGAGAAGACGCCTATCCGTTGTCGCCGCGACGTGCCAATGTTCATCGTCAACCGCTGTATGCGACCTTACGGCGAGGCGGCGGCGTGGCTAGTTTACTATGACAAAGCGGAAATTGAGGAAGTCGACTCGGCGATGAAGTACCGTGAGGGCTTCCCAATGGGTCCCTTCGAGCTGGCTGATTTCACGGGCGGCATCCAAGTGCGCGTCGAAAGCGAGGAGGATCACCTCAACGACCCTCGCCCGCTCAACTACGATACCCGATACTGCCCGCTTCTACATGAGCGGTACGAGAAGGGTCACTACGGCCGGAAGTCTGGAAAGGGCTTCTACGACTATTCCGATCAGGACGAACCCGGTATCGATCCTGAGGCGGGCAAGGATGTCGACGTCCTGAAGATTTGGGCGCCGGTCATCAACGAGGCTGCGAAGATGGTCCAACATGACGTAGCGACGGTCGAGGACGTCGACACGGGGATGAAACTCGGTGGGAACTGGCCGGTTGGGCCGTTCGAGAAGGCCGACGAGGTGGGTGCGGAGACGGTCGTCCGGACCTGCGTCGAACTGGCTAACATGCACGAGCGTGTTGAGAACCTCGCCGAGACCCTCCCCTGTGACCTGCTCGTCGAGAAAGCGAAGGGAGACGAGACGTTCTACTGA